Within Candidatus Hydrogenedentota bacterium, the genomic segment GTGCAGCGTCATCAAGAGCCCTTGCTTGTACCGTTTGCCTGGCAATCCGACCAGCGATGCACTACAGGTTTCCATGGCGAAGTTAACTGTCATATCTGCCCCTGGTCTTGAGGTATTCCTGCGTGTTCCTCGTTTATGGCGGAGCGCAGGCGCATCTTCAACGCGCGCGCGGCATCGGAGAGATTCTCGTCGGCCTCCAGGGCATACTCGGACCACAACACGCCGATTTGTTCGTGCAGCTCTGCCTGCAGATCTTCGCGGGTGGGGGCAATCACGTGAATGTGCAACGCGTCGTCCTTGAGGATCACGTGTTGCCTGGACGCGGTGAGTTCGGGCGTGAGCTTGAGCGGTTCATGGAATAGGAGGCGCTTCTCGCGCCACGGCACTTCTCTCACGTCGAAATCCGACATAGCCAGCGGCTCAATGCTTTCGACAGCATCGCAGTTTGCCCCGAGGACCCTTAAGTCCAGCTTTTCCAACTTGTCTGACATGTCTCTTCCCTGTAGCCGGGTGCGATGACCTGGCACCTTGCACGCTTGTCATGGTACTACAGCGCTATTCGGCAATTCGCCTGAGACGGGCACAGCCTGCGCGTCGCCTGTCGCACATTCGGTGGGCTCAAAAAGGGCGGTTGCTCCCCCCGATCCAGGGGTCGCTCCCCCCGATCCGAGGGCCGCTCCTCCCGATCCAGGGGTCGCTCCCCCCGATCCAGGGGTTGCTCCACCCGATCCGAGGGCCGCTCCTCCCGATAATCGTTATGTCGAACTGGGGCCGGATCACCCTAGCGTACCCCCTTCAGCAGGCCATCCAGCAGGCCTTCGGCCTCCTTCTCGATGGCGAGGATGTCGGCGCTGATTTCTTCCAGCGTCCGCAGCGGTTGCGGCTTGTAGAAGTGGCGGGTGAAGCTGATTTCATAGCCGATTTTGGTGGCGCTTTCTTTGATCCAGGCGTCGGGGGTGTAGGGCAGGACCTCGCGGCGGATGAAGGCCTCGATGCCGCCTTCCTCCAGGAGCGGGACCTGCTCGGTGTCGCGTAGATCGGAATCGGGCTCATACTCTACGATGGCGCTCTTGCCGTCCACGGTGGCTTCGACGAGTCCGCGCAAGGGGTCGGCCTTGATTTTGCCCGGCTTATGGACCTTGGCGATGACGGGCGGTGCGGACTCCTCGCGCCAGCTCACGGCCTTGAAGATTTGCTTGAGATCCGCAGCGCCGAGCTTTATCCCCCCGTCTTTCAGGGCGGCGTTCACCCGGTCGCGGAAAACATTGTGGTCCTCAAAGGGCTGATCGCCCAGGGCGGCCCGGAGTTTCGTGGCGGCTTCGACCAGGCGGCCGTCGCGCTCCCAGGTCTTCGGGTCGAGGAGCTTCTTTTTCTTCTTCTCGGGCAGGCCCTTTTTCGTCGAGCCGCCTTCTTCGTCGTCACCTTCTTCCTCGTCGCTGCCCCAATCGGCCAGTCGGGCCTCGACCTGGGTGGCGACTTTCGGGAAATTCTCGAACAGAAGGTCACCGAATTCCTCGTTGAGCACGGTGCGGATGTCCTCGTCGCCGGAAGTGAAGCGGAGCGTCTCGATGGCCTTGAGGGAGAACTGGCTGTGCAGGCGCAAGGGACGCTCGACGGTGACTTTCCAGTAGCCAAAGGCGGCGTTGGGGAATAGCTTCGATTCGGGTGTCTCTTTGAATTCAAGGAAGGTGCGGTTGATCCGTTCGATATCCTCGGGGGAAAGTTCGCAGTTTTTCTTGCCGAGGTTTTTCCGAAGCGGTTTGAACCATTGGGTGGCATCAATGAGCTGGACCTGGCCCTTGCGGTGGGTGGCCTTCCGGTTGGAAAGCACCCAGATGTAGGTGGCGATGCCGGTGTTGTAGAAGAGATTGAGGGGGAGGGCGACAATGGCTTCGAGCCAGTCGTTTTCGATGATCCACCGGCGAATGTTGCTCTCGCCTTGGCCCGCATCCCCCGTGAAGAGGGAGGAACCGTTGTGTACTTCGGCGATGCGGCTGCCCAGGGCGGACTTGCCGTTCATCTTCGAGGCCATGTTGGCCAGGAAGAGCATTTGGCCATCGCTGGAGCGGGTGACGAGGGAAAGCTCCTCGCCGTTGTGCATGACCTTGAAGCGCGGATCGCGCATCCCTTCCTTGCCGCCCATGGCCTCCAGATCTTTCTTCCAGCTCTTGCCGTAGGGCGGATTGGCGAGCATGAAATCGAACTCTTGCGCGGGGAAGGCATCGTGCGACAGGGTGGACCATTCGGCACCACCGACGATGTGGTCGGCGCTCTCGCCTTCGCCCTTGAGCAGCATGTCCGCCTTGCAGACGGCGTAGGTCTCGGGGTTGATCTCCTGGCCGTAGGGCAGGCACTTGACCTGTTGACCTCGCTTCGCAGCGATGGCCACGAGCGTCTCCTCCGCAACCGTGAGCATGCCGCCGGTGCCACAGGCGCAGTCGTAGAGGAGGTAGGTGCCGGACTTGATCTCGTCCTCGATGGGCAAAAAGATGAGATTGGCCATGAGGCGTACTGCGTCGCGCGGGGTCCAGTGCTGACCCGCCTCTTCGTTGTTGTCCTCGTTGAACTTTCGAACCAACTCCTCGAAGACGGTGCCCATGGCGTGGTTGTCGATACCAGCGGGGGAGAGGTCGATGTCGGGATCGAGGAACTTGTTGATCAGCGTGCCGATGGCGTCGGCCCGAGAGAGGGTCTGGAGCTGGTTGCGGAATTTGAAGTTTTCCAGGATGTCCTGGACGTTCGACGAGAAGCCGTTGAGGTAGTCTTCGAAGTCGGCCAGGAGCTGTTGCTGGCTGCCCCGCGACTTAAGATCACGCAGGGTGAACTTCGATGTATTGTAGAAGGCCTGGCCGGCAGCATCGCAGAGGGCGGCGCGCTGCTCCGTAATCTGCGCGTCGTCGAGCATCTTCTTCGTCTCAAGCACCTGCGGCTTGGTCGGTTCGAGCACGGCGTCCATACGTCGGATGACGCACATGGGCAGGATGACATCCGGATATTTCCCACGCTTGAACAAATCGCGCAGGACATCGTCGGCGATGCCCCAAATGAAGGAGACGATCTTGTTGTGTGTGGCTTGATCCATGATTATGCGACTCCGGCACGACGAGGGATCGCCGCAAAGCACGCGCCCATCGTCTCTTGAGGCTTGGACTGGACGGACGGGCAGGTCCCGACGCCGGAATGGGCGGCATCACTCTGGATGTCTTCGAGGTTGAGCATGAATTCTGATTCCCCTGCGCACGGGCCCGCACCGACGTTCGCAGCACGTGGTAAAGGGCCAGTAAGATGCTCCCGCATAGGCGCTTAGGGCCTTTCCAACTGCCGTGGTGGTTGTCACAGGATAGTACCAGATGGGGAACGGGGTGCTCAATGCGGCTGACAGGTCACGGCCGGATGAACACGGGTCGATGGATATATTTCATTTCTGGCGGTGAAAATTGCGGGACAGCGTTGAGCGCAGGTGGGTGCCGAGCCGGCGAAGACGTGGGCAGGGAGGCCCGGTGGTGCAATCGAACCATTTTAAAAAAATCCCTGCCGCATTGAACAACTATTATTCGTCGTCACTCTCCGAGCGCTGGTTGGCGCGGAAGATCCAGATGTGGGCCAGGTCCGCCACTTTGGCGACCAGAGGCAGTTCATCGCGCCCGAAGGAGTCGGAGGTCTTCCACTCGTCTTCGTCCTTGTAGAGACGCGTGATCCGGACGCTATACCGTGTGCCGTTCTTGGAT encodes:
- a CDS encoding SAM-dependent DNA methyltransferase gives rise to the protein MDQATHNKIVSFIWGIADDVLRDLFKRGKYPDVILPMCVIRRMDAVLEPTKPQVLETKKMLDDAQITEQRAALCDAAGQAFYNTSKFTLRDLKSRGSQQQLLADFEDYLNGFSSNVQDILENFKFRNQLQTLSRADAIGTLINKFLDPDIDLSPAGIDNHAMGTVFEELVRKFNEDNNEEAGQHWTPRDAVRLMANLIFLPIEDEIKSGTYLLYDCACGTGGMLTVAEETLVAIAAKRGQQVKCLPYGQEINPETYAVCKADMLLKGEGESADHIVGGAEWSTLSHDAFPAQEFDFMLANPPYGKSWKKDLEAMGGKEGMRDPRFKVMHNGEELSLVTRSSDGQMLFLANMASKMNGKSALGSRIAEVHNGSSLFTGDAGQGESNIRRWIIENDWLEAIVALPLNLFYNTGIATYIWVLSNRKATHRKGQVQLIDATQWFKPLRKNLGKKNCELSPEDIERINRTFLEFKETPESKLFPNAAFGYWKVTVERPLRLHSQFSLKAIETLRFTSGDEDIRTVLNEEFGDLLFENFPKVATQVEARLADWGSDEEEGDDEEGGSTKKGLPEKKKKKLLDPKTWERDGRLVEAATKLRAALGDQPFEDHNVFRDRVNAALKDGGIKLGAADLKQIFKAVSWREESAPPVIAKVHKPGKIKADPLRGLVEATVDGKSAIVEYEPDSDLRDTEQVPLLEEGGIEAFIRREVLPYTPDAWIKESATKIGYEISFTRHFYKPQPLRTLEEISADILAIEKEAEGLLDGLLKGVR